In Sphingobacterium zeae, one genomic interval encodes:
- a CDS encoding M12 family metallopeptidase, whose translation MIRKTLNLKTLSLLMIALLLSCSKDKIADQPKHIQEIAKRAKGEFITLESGATVEKRGENYFIEGDILLTPSQFELIKTNNSFEAVAKEDLDQPYQNASPASSGRLFRTNPNTKSVGVHPNENRMWAMVRYTVNSNVSAGARLAISAAIQHIESTTNIRFYNATGQPTYDSQWGFYYPYIEFFHGTSTNPSAWNAEGNWSTVGRWDAVKNPATQGRGDAGQWLSLQQDESMGPFLPPFSVPMGVVAHEIMHAIGLYHEHTRPDRDNTITVHPDRCRLTGDDYKANFDKRTGNYFMFGSSVDLNSIMMYGMTDFAKDANFPVITLNAGGTYPVNRTALSDLDRSYANYFYLPYIARSDVYRELAPTVYKSDNTVMTAQERSSLQAYLNNGNPNPPNCCRLTNNHTNL comes from the coding sequence ATGATCAGGAAAACACTTAATTTGAAAACTCTATCATTATTGATGATAGCTTTACTTTTATCTTGCAGTAAGGACAAGATAGCTGACCAACCGAAACATATTCAAGAAATAGCGAAAAGGGCTAAAGGTGAATTTATTACCCTAGAGTCTGGGGCAACGGTTGAGAAACGTGGTGAGAATTATTTTATAGAAGGTGACATCTTACTGACACCTAGTCAATTTGAATTGATAAAAACGAATAATTCTTTTGAAGCGGTTGCCAAAGAAGATTTGGATCAACCTTATCAAAACGCGTCACCGGCATCTTCGGGTAGATTATTTAGAACAAATCCCAATACCAAAAGTGTTGGTGTTCACCCAAACGAAAATAGAATGTGGGCTATGGTAAGATATACTGTAAATTCCAATGTCAGCGCTGGGGCAAGGTTAGCCATTAGTGCCGCCATTCAACACATTGAATCAACAACAAATATTAGGTTTTATAATGCAACAGGCCAGCCTACTTATGATTCTCAATGGGGATTTTATTATCCCTACATCGAATTCTTTCATGGTACTTCTACTAATCCTAGTGCTTGGAATGCAGAAGGAAATTGGTCAACTGTTGGGAGATGGGATGCCGTTAAGAATCCAGCGACACAGGGTCGGGGAGATGCTGGTCAATGGTTAAGCCTTCAGCAGGATGAATCAATGGGGCCTTTTTTGCCTCCTTTTTCAGTTCCTATGGGTGTTGTGGCGCACGAAATTATGCATGCCATTGGTTTATACCACGAGCATACTAGACCTGATCGCGACAATACCATTACTGTCCATCCTGATAGATGTAGGCTAACTGGTGATGATTATAAAGCGAATTTTGATAAGCGGACAGGGAATTATTTTATGTTTGGAAGTAGTGTTGATCTAAATTCAATTATGATGTATGGTATGACCGATTTCGCTAAAGATGCTAATTTTCCTGTGATTACATTAAATGCAGGGGGGACTTATCCTGTTAATAGAACTGCACTATCAGATTTGGATAGGTCGTATGCTAACTATTTCTATTTACCATATATAGCCAGATCAGACGTTTATAGAGAATTGGCTCCAACTGTTTATAAATCTGATAATACTGTAATGACTGCTCAAGAACGATCGAGTTTGCAAGCATATTTGAATAATGGTAATCCTAATCCTCCAAATTGTTGTAGGTTAACAAATAATCACACAAATTTATAA